In the genome of Candoia aspera isolate rCanAsp1 chromosome 4, rCanAsp1.hap2, whole genome shotgun sequence, the window CTTTTGCGGAGGCCGGCGGGACAGAGTCTGAGGCAGGAATCTGTTGCCGGACTTCAGGATGATGCGGCTGGGTGGGAAACTGTTAAGTGGACGAAAGACAGCGTGGGGGGCTTTCTCTGAGCACTCAGGGAATCCACCACCTCGGATCTTCCACCTGGCTtcgcaccccccaccccccaccccccgcccggCCTGTTATCGGAGCAAAGGTTTCAGGGAAAGGCCGCCGCAGCGCAGTCCGGGAGGTGTCTATCGTTCTCCGGGGCGCGAGAAGGGATCCCTCGAAGGCTGATAAAGACCGGCCGGACAGACTGGGCGCAGCAGGTGCGGGCCAGGTAAGCGCCCTTGGGTTGCCTTCTCCGACCGAAAGAAGACGAGAGCTCCTCGGGTCGAGACCGCTGTGCCCTCCCGGCGCCGGCAACAACCGAGTGGTCCCCGTCCTGCGCGGAGCTCCAGCCAAGATACCTTGCTCTGGCAATCCCAGGTAGGCAGAGGGTGAGGCGAGCCCTGCGCGCTTCCTATCTGTGGAAGGAGAGGTGAGGAACGAGGGGCTCGAGGCTGCCCCTTCGCCTTCCTCCTCTAGGCCCTGGTCCTGCAGGGTGGATCGGCGGACAGAGCTAGGGAGGGCCGTCTGTGCTGTGGGCATCTTCCCCCCAAAAGGATCTGGTGTGGCCCCGGATCAAAGGACCTGTCCGGTTTGGCTGGCCAGCAGCGATCAGCTCTCGCGGGAAGAGCCCAGCCCTAGGTTAGACCTGTTGAACGGCCGAGCCGGCCCTGCTTCGGGATGAACTCGAGCGGGAGAGCGAGGGGGGAGGATCGAGGCAAGGAGAGCAGGGGTGAAGGGCACCATGCCAGTAGCCAAAGGGAAGGAGGGCTCCAGCGACCGGACCGAAAGCCCGGAAAGGAGGCTCTGCTGAGCGAGGAAGGCAACGTCAAAACCAGAGATTGAGAGGAGGGGAGGCTAGCACATAACTGGGCGATACCCAAGCGACCCACGGACTGGCAAATTTAGCGACGCGACTGTTAGGTATCCTGGCTGCGAACAGCGGGAGTCGGTGGGAAGAGGAGAGCGCCGGAGAGGGTGACCCCGCGGGAGTCGATTggtgggagagtccccgtacgaCCCCTCCCTCCGCCCGCGGGGCAGCTGGTCCCGCCCACCCCGACAAAAGGCCCTTGTGCGCCCGGCCGGTAATTGGCAATCATCAATCACCAGTCATAATGGCTGATGAGGCGGGAGGGGGCGGCGCTTCCCAGGGGCCCCTTGGCCGCTCCAGTGGGAACCCGCCGCTGCTCCCTGGCCCGGCCGTGGGGCGGGAGGCTCTGGGGGGAACTCAAGCGGAATTTGAGGAAGATGGATGAGCGCAGAGGCAGGGCGacacccccttccccctcccctgccatctcctccctcctcgctcgcccgcccgccctcTCTCGGCAGACAGCGCCAGCCAAGCGCCAGGGCGGCAGAGGGAGGGACGCCGAGGCAGCGGCGTGGCGGCTCCGTCGGAGGTCCCGGAGCTCAGGAAGGAGCCCCGGCCGATCGACCGGGGGAACGGGAGGCGCCGCGCCTTCTCCGGGGCTGGAGCTCCGGGTCACCCGGAGTCTGGCGCCCAGAGAGGGTCTGGCGGGGGGGCAGCCAGGCCGGTAAGTGCCGGTGGGCTCGGGCCAGCCGCCATGCAGAGGCCAACCAGCGGCCAAGGCACTGCTTTCTCCATCGATTCGCTGATCGGGCACTCGCCGCCTGCCCCGCGCTCCGGCCCGCTGCTCTACACCGGCTACCCGATGTTCATGCCCTACCGCCCGCTGGTGCTGCCACACGGCCCGCTGCAAGCCGCCACCGGGCTGCCCCCGCTGGCCCCGCTGGCCTCTTTCGCCGGCCGCCTCACCAACTCCTTCTGCGCTAGTCTCGGCCAAGCCGTCCCGTCCATGGTGGCGCTCACCACGGCCTTGCCAAGCTTCGGGGAGCCCCCGGACGGCTTCTACCCACCTCAGGAGCTGCCGGTCGCGGGGCGAAGCAGCACCGAGCCACCCTGCCGCCGACGCAGCGCGGCCGACGGTCTGGACAGCGGCGAACTGTCTCCCTCCCGGGACAAAGGACCTCTGGAGCCACCGCTGCACTTCCCGGATCCCTTTCCTGGCCTGGCAGGTGGGTCGCTCGTCGCGGGCGGCTGGTGGGGTGGCGTGCGGGGAGGAAACGCGGGATGGACCCTCTGGCCGTTGCCGCAGTTGCTGGAACTTTTCTAGCAGCGGGAAAGTTTGCTCAAAAACCGGGAGTGCCTTAGGGGGCAACGAGGGCGTGGGAATGGACCGAACTTCCGGGGAGGGTGAAGGCCATGGCCAGCCAACCTGGTGGCTCGGCAGCTTCTCCGGGTCAGCGCGGTCCCTTCCCCATTGGCCAGCGGGCATCCTGGAGCTGTTCGCCGTTCTCCCGCGCCTGCCTCGTTTGAAGCCCTCGTAACTTCTGGTCTCTCTATCGCCGGGCTCCCAAGCTGATCGGTCCGGTTCCTGCACCTTAGTCCCCGCCGCCGCCATATCCAAACGCGCCGGCGTAAAGTCTCTTCCCAAAGGGCACTCCCCTCTTGAGCACGGAGGAATGGTGGCCTCCCGGACTCTTGTCCAGCACCGCCCTGTCTTTGCGCCGACAGAATTGGTCTGGAATTGGCCTCTGGCTCTGTGCACCTCCCGCCCCGCAGCTGGGGAGCTCCAATGGACCTCTCCAGCCTCTGGCGAAAGAGCTGTCTCGTGGGCCGGCGGGGGTGCCATCCGGAAAACCCCGGGCAGGAGGGACGGAGCTGGAGCTGTCCCTGGTGCTGCGGAGCGGCCGAGCCCGGCTGTCCGTGCCCCATTCGGGACCCAAAGGAACCCCAGAACGGAGGACGAGAACCGCTTCTCCTCCGCAGCCTTCGactttctctgttccagagggccAGGACAGCGGGCTTTTCACAAGGCTGCCTCGGACCCGCGGTCAGATCGGAGCAGCCGTCCCAACCCCGGCAGGAACTGGTCCCCTCTCGAGCTGGGGCGGCGAGATGGCCGGCGGGTTGGAAAAGAGGCGCCCGAAGCTTTTACTCCTGGCTGGGCGTCCCAGAGCCCGCAGGAGTTCCGGCCCGGTGAAGAGCGGCGGCGGGAGTTGGCACTTGCAGCCACGGGATCCGGCGCTCAGAAAAATTAGCGGAAAAACGGCAGGCGAGCGGGCGGGCGGGTCGACCCAGGCAAAACCTCGCTCGGCAGCGTCTTCTGACAGCGGCGGGCCGGAAGGTCTTTTCGGCGCTTCTCCTCCCGAAAAGGTGAAGAAAGAGCCAGGGCCCCAATTCAGGCCGGTTTGTAGGAAAAAGTTCCAGAAGCTGAGGCAGTGAGCCACCAGTCGACTCCTGAGAAGAGAGACGGCTATTTCCGAGTAGTCCCTTCGTTCAATCCGGTGGGCTGGACTCGGATCTCCCCGCCAGAATCTGGTGTGACCCGCACCTCCGGTatggaagaagggaggggagcAGCCCATCCTGCGGCTCACCGCCTTGttcggcggggggcggggggcaaggAAGATACAACCTTGCTGGTGCCCCCGTTTCCCTGCTAGGAGCCCTCCAGGGCAGAGCAGCAACTTAGAGCGGCTGCCCCGGGACGCAAACATTTAATACCCACCTAATTAGTGGAGGAGGAAGAACACCCtaatctcccccacccacccgcaCCGTGGAATTTCTATAACCCACCTGCAGGGTGTGTGGGCCATTTCATGCACTTCGGCAGTGAGTCCTCGGGCTCCAGAGTAGGGGCCCCTAGCCCGGACAGAACACTGGCATGACCTTGACCTTGACCATTGTGTCACCTCCAGGAGAAACGGCCCGGCCCTCCTGGAGTATGTGTAGTGGATGGCCCCCACCTCCCCACAGCTGTTGGGGGGCCTGCATTGAGCGGAAAGCCCTCCCAAGCAGAGCAGGGCAGCTATGGAGGAAGGTCCAAGTCCTGCGGGAGAACCTGGGATCCTCTTGGAGAAGGCGGTGGCCAGTGACGAACCTGGCCGCAGGGCTTCCATGCAGGTTTCTAGGATAGAAGTTTGCCGACTTCGGGGGAAGGGGTGCTTCGGAAGAGGGAACGTTTCTTTTTCAGCACCCCCACCCCAGGAGGCTTTGGACCTCGGCCTCCATCATTCTCTCCCCAGCAGGCGAGGCCAATCTAGGCTCACCAAGGTGGCGCTGCTTGCTAAGAACGTCCCTGCCAAGGCGCGCCGCTTCCCGGCCCGGGTATCCCCTCGGCCGGGTCAGATCACCCTGGAGCTGCCCCGTTCCCGGCACAGTGGCGGCTGGCCCTGCAGCCCGGCGAAGGAAGCAGCGGCACCTGCCTTGTCGCCCCCTGCCTGCGTCCGGGCCTGAGCTGCTTCGGGCAGCCTTGGGCTGCCAAGGGTCACCCCGACACGCTTAAACCCCGGGGGGCGGGCGGGCGACGGGGGATTTTCAGCGCCGGGAGCGATGAGGTCTTTGCCACGTCGCGACCGCCCGGAGGAGAAGCTCGGGAGTTGACTGGACCGCTGGGAGGGCAGCCAGGCTTCCTCTTGTGCTTGCCTCGGGATCCCGTGGCTGCCCCCGCCTCAGCAAGTGCGTCCCGGCCATCGCAGCGCTTGCCTGGGGCTGCGGCGCGAGCAAGCCCGGCTCTGCCCTGCCGAAGGGAATCTCCGGGGGCTCTCGGTAGGCCAACGGGGGTTTGGGAAGACCCCCAGGCTAGTCTGGGAAGGTAAAAGACATATCGGGGAAGGCAGTGCTCCGCCCCTCGGTGTGACGGTCCAAAACCACCTGGCCGAGTCCAGAACGCCACGGGAGCCCCTCGACAGCAGGAGCCCTTTGGAGGAACCTTCCCCTTCCTTCGTGTCGGCTGACAACCTGCCTGGCGCAGCAGGGTTTTCCTTCGCATCAGGTCCTTATTCGGGCATGCCAGAAAGACACTCCGCTTAAGCCCAGAGGCACTCAGCCGTAGATCATCCCTGGCATTCACCTCTGTGCTGCTTCGGCGAGGATGAGGCAGAgaagggggggtgggggttggcTAGCAAGGATACCGGGATATCCAAATTCACACAAGCAGAATAACCGGACTCATTTACCCAGACCGGGGGCAGCCTCTCGGTCAACCAGCCCCACCCCGGTCCGGCCTGAATCCTGAGTCGGGAGTTCCCTGAGCCTCCCTGGCTTGCAGACGCGTCTCGCCTGCCTGGCCTGCCGGGGCCTCAGATCCCGTTGCCGGGCAGCTCCCAACAGCAGGGACCGTCCAGCGAAGGGCTCCCAGGCCACGACTGACCGTCCAGGGGATGCGGCAGCTGGCTAGCCAGTGCCAGAAGTCTGCGAGGAAAGGCCTGCGGGGCCTTGGGTCCCGGAAGGTCGCGGAGGGCAGGCCTCGTTCCCCGGGCGCGGCACCACCTTCCAAGCAAGCGGTCTTTCCTTGGGAGCCCGCCCGAAGCTCTGACTGCTGGCAATCGGAGCTGGGGGAGAGCTGGTGTCCAGCAGCCTCCGGCTGTTGCCAACCAAGCGACGGGAGGACGGAGACAGAGGCAGCCGTCGGtctcctgccgccgccgccaagTGGCTGCAGAAAGCGCGGCGGTGGGACGAGAAGGGGCAAGCGGCTGAGAgggccgccgcctcctcctggCAGAAGATCCAGCCCAGCCAGTGGGCAAACCACTGAAGCAGGCGGGCTGCTGGAGAAGAGTTACCTTTCGCGGAGCGGCCTTCTCGCTCTGGCCAAAGGCGCCAAATCCACCCCCGCCCGCCGCCCGCCACTGACAAGTCCGACCTCCTCCGCGGGACCTTTTGGACGGGCCGGACCTGCCGCGCAATAAGCTGCCCGGAGCTTCCCTTTCTCCCATCTGCTTTCCGTGCCGCGAATGCCGCCTGCAGGCGCAGCAGATGGGCCAAAGGGCCGCAGGGATTCTGCCTCTGCTCAGCAGAACCACCGCCTCTCCAAgcagccccgccccgccccgccggccTTAAGCAAGCCAGCGGCCCTCGGGTGCTGGGCTCGCAAGTCCCCTTCTCTCACCTGGGCTCGTGCCGGTTCCAACGTCCGTCCTGCATCTAAGTTTCACCGGCACTTCCGCCTGCCTCTGCCGGTTGTCCCGCTCGCGACGCTCccggggagagggagggggtacCTTGCCGATTGCGCCTTCTGCTGCTCCCCATCCAGCGGCTTGCGAAAGCGGACTGCCCGGCGCGGTGGCGGCGGTGCGTGGGCACTCCCAGGCCGGGGCTGCCGCGGGAGGACCCAATACGGCCTGGGCGCCCCTCCCGCAGTGTGGATGGCTCCCAGGAAGGCCTCGGCCTCGGCCTGCGCCGGGGCCAAGGCAGGCCAGCGACGGCGTGGAGAGCAGGGGCCTTCGGACCGACGTGGGGAGGAGCTGAGCCTGGCGCCAGCCCCGGTGCTTTGCTCCGTTGCCTGCTCGGGCGATGCGGGGTCTCCAGCAAGGGGCGGCTGTTCTCCCTCGCGGAGCCcccactcctccctccctccctccctctctttcccgcAGAAGGCAAGGCCTACAGCTCGGACGAGGAGAAGGCGGACGGGCGGGCCGGGGAGGCGGCCTGTGGCAGCGAGCACGAAGAGGACAGCTCGGCGGAGgcggaaagcgaagaggagcctTTCCTGGAAGGACCGGGCGGCGGGTCGCTGGCGGCTAAGACCAAGGCTAAGCGTGGCTCGGGCgagccggcggcggcggctgccggtaccgcggcggcggcggcggcggcggcggcggcggcgtcctcGTCGGGCCCGGGCAAGAGCCGGCGGCGGCGCACAGCCTTCACCAGCGAGCAGCTGCTGGAGCTGGAGAAGGAGTTCCACTGCAAGAAGTACCTGAGCCTGACGGAGCGCTCGCAGATCGCGCACGCCCTCAAACTCAGCGAGGTCCAGGTCAAGATCTGGTTCCAGAACCGGCGCGCCAAGTGGAAGCGCATCAAGGCCGGCAACGTCACGGGGCGCTCGGGCGAGCCTGTCCGGAACCCCAAGATCGTGGTGCCCATCCCGGTCCACGTCAACCGCTTCGCCGTGCGCAGCCAGCACCAGCAGCTGGAGCAGGGCCAGCGCCCCTGACGCCCTGCGGCGCCCCCCTGTACAGCCCCCCTTATTTATTCGGTGTAAAGTTGTACATACGGGCGCGCCCTTCCCCCCACCCGTGCCTCGGCCTCTT includes:
- the GBX1 gene encoding homeobox protein GBX-1; translated protein: MQRPTSGQGTAFSIDSLIGHSPPAPRSGPLLYTGYPMFMPYRPLVLPHGPLQAATGLPPLAPLASFAGRLTNSFCASLGQAVPSMVALTTALPSFGEPPDGFYPPQELPVAGRSSTEPPCRRRSAADGLDSGELSPSRDKGPLEPPEPPPPLLPPSLPLFPAEGKAYSSDEEKADGRAGEAACGSEHEEDSSAEAESEEEPFLEGPGGGSLAAKTKAKRGSGEPAAAAAGTAAAAAAAAAAASSSGPGKSRRRRTAFTSEQLLELEKEFHCKKYLSLTERSQIAHALKLSEVQVKIWFQNRRAKWKRIKAGNVTGRSGEPVRNPKIVVPIPVHVNRFAVRSQHQQLEQGQRP